DNA from Scheffersomyces stipitis CBS 6054 chromosome 1, whole genome shotgun sequence:
GGCCGTTTATTGCATATTTTACCGggagagaagaaaaaagaCCACCGACTAGACGAGTTTGACATCAAAAACTTGccgttgaagaaacagcgtgaattgaagaagaaatcgcAAGCTTCGAAGAGTCAATTCAGTTGGAACTCGCTTTATATGAACACAGATGCTGTATTGGATTCTGTTGCTGCCAAGATGGGAGTTTCCAAGTCTCAGTTGATAGATCCACAAAACTCGTCTTCTGCTGTTAAGCAAGCATTAGCAGAAGCTCACGTAATCGGCGATGTTAGGAAGTATTTCGAAGACAGAGGTGTAGATTTGACTACTTTTGACAGAAAGGAGAGGGACGACAAGGTTATTcttgtcaagaactttccGTATGGAACCACCATTGAGGAAATTGGTGAGATGTTCACGCAATATGGttctttgaagagaatGTTGATGCCTCCAGCTGGTACGATTGCTATCGTGGAATTCCGTGATGCCCCAGCAGCCAGAGCAGCATTTACCAAATTGGCATACAGaagattcaagaagagtattATATATCTCGAAAAGGGTCCCAAAGACTTATTCACTCGTGAACCTTCTGTTCATGAAACCGTGGACAAACAAGAGCAGATTGAAAATGCAGTTGAAGTTAAGGTTACAGCCAGCGATGTCTTAGGAGAATCTTCCAAgaatgaacaagaacaaaacgAAATAGAAGGTCCAACAGTTTCGATCTTCGTGAAGAACTTAAACTTCGCTACTACTGCCTTGCAATTAACTGAACTTTTTAACCCATTGGCAGGTTTTGTAGTTGCTACTATTAAAACCAAACCGGATCCGAAGAATTCTGGTGGTGTGTTGAGTATGGGATTTGGCTTTGTGGAATTCAGAACTAAAGAACAAGCCAACGCTGCCATTTCGGCCTTGGACGGACACGTGTTGGAAGGACACAAGTTGCAATTGAAACTTTCTCATAGACAAGGTGGTTCATCGGCAGGATCCAAGACTAGCAAGTCTGGATCCAACAAAAttatcatcaagaacttgccATTTGAAGCTACCAGAAAAGAtattttggaattgtttGGTGCTTTCGGTCAATTGAAGTCTGTGAGAGTGCCAAAGAAATTCGACAAATCTGCCAGAGGTTTTGCCTTCGTGgaattcaacttgttgaaagaagcTGAGAATGCTATGAACCAATTGGAAGGTGTTCACTTGCTCGGTAGAAGATTAGTAATGCAATACGCTGAACAAGACTCGGAGTcagcagaagcagaaatCGAGAAGATGACCAGCAAAGTGAGAAAGCAAGTTGCTACGCAACAATTAGCAGCAATCAGATTGACCGGTAAGGGAAAGATCGAGcttgaagacaagaaggatGAGTTTGATGAACTTTAGCATTTGCCATAGGCCTGTATAATAGATAGAGTATAACACTTTTAAGTAAGAACTAGGAATTGTTGTAAGAAGTTATAGGAGCGTCATATAGGATTGTGTTGTGTACAATCGTGGTTTTACAAGAATGGTATCATTCCTCAGTATAGAATTACTAGAAAGGAtatattgaattttttcgcagccattaTTTACCATTTAATATTATTTGATTTTCTCAGTGCGACTTCCAACTCAAAACGAAAAATCTGTACTAACTCAGATCCTTATAAACTACTTTCTTCTATTGAACCGTCAGCTTTTTGCAAACAATTATAACATGTTCAGAACGCAGTTGATGCGGCCATTTGGCGCCAAAGTCGGGAAggtttcatttttcaacaacgcCAATCTCgtctctctttctttgggTAACATGAAAAGCTCCCTTAAGCCATCTTTGATGTCGCTAGCTCCAGTAAACTCAATGAGATCCAATATCCAGATCCTCCAGTCGTCAATGAATCCATTACTGCGAGTTACATCGATTTCTGTGTCGCATACAAAGCGAACCATGGTGAGTAGTTCTAGAAGATTGGCTAGAAACGATACCTGGACCAGATACAATCGGTATTATAAGAATACCAGGTGGAATAAGTTGAAGGGTCCAGCCATATTTACAGCACTATTTTGCATTGGAACAACTATTGCCACCCCATATTTGTTCGACTATACCCCCTTGGCTTATTTCAAGAGACACCCTTCCAATTTTGTGTATGCACTTATAGCTCTTAATGGTGGCGTCTTTTTGATGTGGAGAGTACCAGCATTATCTAGATTTGTGCACAAATACGCCATTGTTGTCAAAGACCGTCTTCAAACCAACTGGGCCATGTTGGGTTCATCTTTTTCGCATCAGAGCTTCATGCACCTCTTTGTAAACATGTTTGTGTTGCAATCGTTTGGTACGTCTTTAGCTGTGACTGTGGGTGTAGCTAATTTCACAGTGTTGTATCTTAACGCTGCCGTTCTATCCTCATTTGTCTCTATAGCCATTCCAACGTTGATGAGATCTTCGTTGGCTTCGGCTTCGTTGGGGGCCTCTGGTGCTATATTTGCTGTCATGGGTGCCTTTTCGTACTTGTTTCCACATGCTCCAATCggattcttctttattcCAATTCCAGGTGGAGCCTGGACTTTGTTCTTGGGCTTGACCGGTTGGAACATCGCCGGTACCATCTTGAGATGGGGAACTTATGACTATGCTGCCCATCTTGGAGGTTCTATTGTAGGTATATTCTACGGCTGGTGGTTCAATAAGAAGAGACAAGAAGcttttgaaagaagaagatcctCCTTCAGATTTTGAATTGAGTTACACGAAGCACCTCTACAAATAATCTTGTAGTCGTCTCTTGTACATAGATAATTAGATTATCACACAGGCACTACAACGGTTTCTTATGGTTGGATAAGTTATATTACAAACATTTATAAATGCTTTTCTAGTAACGTCTATATATACGGTTGAAAGTTATGCAGAAGTGAGGTTGTGGGCTCTCAGTCGAATGTAGCCCCAAATATAGATTAGAATCAAATGTATGAGCCATGCTTATTATGCAAATGTTTTGTTTGTTCGAAAACTCTGTGATCAGGCGAAGGAAACGctctttgttttcttccttggttggtcagtttcttcatcttcgatCTTCTTGGCTGCTTTGGCgttctttcttctgttggaTCTTGCTACAGAAGCcctattcttcaattcagaCTTCTTTCcttccaacttgtccaTTTTCTGTTGttcctttctttctatttccttcttctttaattCTCGcaattcttccaatctTCTcgacttttccaacttaCTTTCGTTTACCACGTCATATTTATCGTTGATAGACTTGACCAATCTGGACAAGGTCAAAGTATCATTGTCATCAACAAATTTCTTGCCcttttttccttttttgGCACGAACACCTGGTATGATAGCCTTGTTAAGTGTGGGTATGTCTAGCTGGTCTTCACGGTATTCTTTCCCATTTTTGGCACCATATAATCTTATCTTTGCTTGTTGTTTCTTAACTACTCTTTT
Protein-coding regions in this window:
- a CDS encoding predicted protein, with product MSRLIVKGLPKYYTEDKLREFFGKQGDVTDVKLMKKRNGESRRFAFVGYKSFEDAEKAASFFNKSFIDTARIDVELAKTFSDPNVPMSFKDRKRQNEERLREQEERLLQQEQQQKKRRKNVNTIDDEIAADPKLREFMEVMKPSHQVKSWANDSTADGSGAPSAAALEEALAKQDSGIKEELSQKYEVKQAREVESDDEYDDFVANRKHSEDDEEEMMSLDNLKKPEAEADVEETADIAADENVSDLDWLKSRRIRIRDNEEEKKEESVGEVVEETAESEEHRARPRRQVEIEESLEEVTAAKIAVTGRLFIRNILYTSTEAEFRDLFEQYGPLQEVHIAVDTRTGKSKGFVYVQFENSSDAVQAYEALDKQIFQGRLLHILPGEKKKDHRLDEFDIKNLPLKKQRELKKKSQASKSQFSWNSLYMNTDAVLDSVAAKMGVSKSQLIDPQNSSSAVKQALAEAHVIGDVRKYFEDRGVDLTTFDRKERDDKVILVKNFPYGTTIEEIGEMFTQYGSLKRMLMPPAGTIAIVEFRDAPAARAAFTKLAYRRFKKSIIYLEKGPKDLFTREPSVHETVDKQEQIENAVEVKVTASDVLGESSKNEQEQNEIEGPTVSIFVKNLNFATTALQLTELFNPLAGFVVATIKTKPDPKNSGGVLSMGFGFVEFRTKEQANAAISALDGHVLEGHKLQLKLSHRQGGSSAGSKTSKSGSNKIIIKNLPFEATRKDILELFGAFGQLKSVRVPKKFDKSARGFAFVEFNLLKEAENAMNQLEGVHLLGRRLVMQYAEQDSESAEAEIEKMTSKVRKQVATQQLAAIRLTGKGKIELEDKKDEFDEL
- a CDS encoding predicted protein; this translates as FFNNANLVSLSLGNMKSSLKPSLMSLAPVNSMRSNIQILQSSMNPLSRVTSISVSHTKRTMVSSSRRLARNDTWTRYNRYYKNTRWNKLKGPAIFTALFCIGTTIATPYLFDYTPLAYFKRHPSNFVYALIALNGGVFLMWRVPALSRFVHKYAIVVKDRLQTNWAMLGSSFSHQSFMHLFVNMFVLQSFGTSLAVTVGVANFTVLYLNAAVLSSFVSIAIPTLMRSSLASASLGASGAIFAVMGAFSYLFPHAPIGFFFIPIPGGAWTLFLGLTGWNIAGTILRWGTYDYAAHLGGSIVGIFYGWWFNKKRQEAFERRRSSFRF
- a CDS encoding predicted protein, whose translation is MAPRQSKTAKRSKTQNKTRANESEVFSDASARNLMANQPKLTEKSKVKKLSKRVVKKQQAKIRLYGAKNGKEYREDQLDIPTLNKAIIPGVRAKKGKKGKKFVDDNDTLTLSRLVKSINDKYDVVNESKLEKSRRLEELRELKKKEIERKEQQKMDKLEGKKSELKNRASVARSNRRKNAKAAKKIEDEETDQPRKKTKSVSFA